One region of Bacillus pumilus genomic DNA includes:
- a CDS encoding TerD family protein, translating to MRITNGSKQEKDQSLTPSKIEKDDAPHEVIKKHLIKGQKLDLTKDNPNIDQIQIGLGWDLAGQPIDLDTQVFLLNEEDKLLSPSHLIYYHQQQSLDGAVRHLGDHQVGGGYRDNEMIIMQLSRVSPDIHKIVVTATIHDAHEHKHHFGQVTNAYVHLTDQISQQEICTFQLTEDYSYCTSIICAQLIRDEEEWKIIATGQGTTLDLNDLCRIYGFTS from the coding sequence ATGAGGATAACAAATGGGTCAAAACAAGAAAAAGATCAATCGCTTACGCCCAGTAAAATTGAAAAAGATGACGCCCCTCATGAGGTGATCAAGAAACACCTCATCAAAGGGCAAAAGCTAGATTTAACTAAAGACAATCCAAATATCGACCAAATTCAAATCGGGCTTGGCTGGGATTTGGCTGGCCAGCCAATTGATTTAGATACGCAAGTGTTTCTCTTAAATGAAGAGGACAAACTGTTGTCTCCAAGCCATCTGATCTATTATCATCAGCAGCAGAGCTTAGACGGAGCTGTTCGCCATCTTGGTGATCATCAAGTTGGCGGCGGATATCGAGACAATGAAATGATCATTATGCAATTAAGCAGAGTCTCTCCTGATATTCATAAAATCGTTGTAACAGCCACGATACATGATGCACACGAGCACAAGCATCATTTTGGACAAGTGACGAACGCTTATGTGCATCTGACTGATCAAATATCACAACAAGAGATTTGTACCTTTCAATTAACAGAAGATTATTCGTATTGTACCTCCATCATTTGCGCCCAACTCATAAGAGATGAGGAAGAATGGAAAATTATCGCCACCGGGCAAGGAACTACGCTAGATTTAAATGATTTATGCCGCATCTATGGATTCACATCTTGA
- a CDS encoding AIM24 family protein — protein MGFQFNTIEELTLQAEGSGIFFAKKGAMIADQGTFQYRKRLLGTNKGNMVSQVFNHISRKLTGENLEVMEVSGQGTCYLADSSEHVTVINLEPSGPWQHVSVESEDLLAFTEECHYGVTPVGVGILSQKGLFTSKLSYQGHGAQVAIKTNGNPLILKAPCRVDPDAIVAWTGKAPKVKLDVNWKTLIGQTSGESYLFEFQEQDQIVIIQPSERTSGLRVGLDDNRYKPQSQNSSHEFTNSQTSQQENRGGLSDLIGGILQPRK, from the coding sequence ATGGGATTTCAATTCAACACAATAGAAGAACTCACTTTACAAGCAGAAGGCAGCGGAATCTTTTTTGCGAAAAAAGGCGCAATGATTGCCGATCAAGGTACGTTTCAATACCGCAAACGACTACTCGGTACGAACAAAGGAAATATGGTCAGTCAAGTATTTAACCATATCAGCAGAAAATTGACAGGTGAAAACCTTGAGGTGATGGAAGTAAGTGGACAAGGTACTTGTTATTTGGCTGATTCCAGCGAGCACGTGACAGTGATTAACCTTGAGCCGAGCGGTCCTTGGCAGCATGTAAGTGTAGAAAGTGAGGATTTACTTGCCTTTACTGAGGAATGTCATTACGGCGTGACACCAGTAGGCGTAGGGATTTTATCACAGAAAGGACTGTTTACATCAAAGCTCTCCTATCAAGGCCACGGGGCGCAGGTCGCCATTAAAACAAATGGAAACCCGCTCATTTTAAAAGCCCCTTGCCGTGTAGACCCTGACGCCATCGTCGCTTGGACAGGTAAAGCACCGAAGGTCAAATTAGATGTGAACTGGAAGACCCTCATCGGACAAACATCTGGTGAATCCTACTTATTTGAGTTCCAAGAACAAGACCAAATTGTCATTATCCAGCCATCTGAGCGTACATCCGGCTTACGGGTTGGTTTAGATGATAACCGTTATAAGCCTCAGAGCCAGAACTCCTCCCATGAATTCACTAATTCACAGACATCTCAGCAAGAGAATAGAGGCGGGCTTAGTGATCTGATCGGAGGCATCTTACAACCGCGAAAATAA
- a CDS encoding holin family protein: protein MSKDLGIFSLFTVSLSAMGFLFGGAGYLLMILVTLMAIELICSSLRESLTGQLTMKRFSTRLVRKIVTVSLISMAHFFDVMLKTNGMIKDLAIIFYIIYESYQIVSTANALGIPIPQLFIDVLDMLKNKLRKKP, encoded by the coding sequence GTGAGCAAAGATTTAGGCATCTTTTCGTTGTTTACAGTCAGTTTGTCAGCGATGGGCTTTCTGTTTGGTGGAGCAGGATATTTACTGATGATATTAGTAACACTCATGGCCATTGAATTAATTTGTTCAAGCCTAAGAGAATCTTTGACAGGACAGCTCACAATGAAACGTTTTTCTACACGGCTTGTTCGAAAGATTGTGACGGTCTCCTTAATATCCATGGCGCATTTCTTCGATGTCATGCTGAAGACAAATGGGATGATTAAGGATTTAGCGATCATCTTCTATATTATTTATGAATCTTACCAAATCGTCTCGACAGCCAATGCCCTCGGAATTCCCATTCCACAGTTGTTTATTGATGTGTTGGACATGTTAAAAAATAAATTGCGCAAAAAGCCGTAA
- a CDS encoding Dps family protein encodes MSEKLLNVVNKQVADWTVLYVKLHNYHWYVKGKDFFTLHEKFEELYTETATYIDDLAERMLALNGQPVATMKECLEISSIQEAEGNESAEQMVKNLYDDFSNIAEELKQGMELAGEVGDETTGDMLLAIHQSIEKHNWMLKAFLG; translated from the coding sequence ATGTCTGAAAAATTATTAAACGTCGTTAATAAACAAGTAGCTGATTGGACTGTGCTTTACGTAAAATTACATAACTATCACTGGTACGTAAAGGGAAAAGACTTCTTTACACTCCATGAGAAATTTGAGGAACTTTATACAGAAACAGCGACGTACATTGATGATTTGGCTGAGCGTATGCTTGCGTTAAATGGACAGCCTGTTGCGACAATGAAAGAATGCTTAGAAATTTCTAGCATTCAAGAAGCTGAAGGTAATGAATCAGCGGAGCAAATGGTGAAAAATCTATATGATGATTTCTCCAATATCGCTGAGGAATTAAAGCAAGGAATGGAGCTGGCTGGAGAAGTTGGCGATGAAACAACAGGTGATATGCTGCTTGCGATTCATCAATCTATTGAGAAACACAACTGGATGCTTAAAGCATTTTTGGGATAA
- the ytzI gene encoding YtzI protein codes for MLLLGIISFIIISIVVFLSLWTTSKAYEYKHKVDSPQDAEPNQRPNPK; via the coding sequence ATGCTGCTACTTGGGATTATCAGCTTTATCATTATCTCAATCGTTGTCTTTTTATCACTATGGACAACATCGAAGGCTTATGAATATAAGCATAAAGTCGATTCACCACAGGATGCTGAACCAAACCAACGTCCTAACCCGAAATAA
- a CDS encoding FixH family protein, whose product MRKMLGMILMLLLLSACGNSAANSGEGEVPELLEVKLTGPEQVEKNESVIVKAAVTYGDTPVDDADEVQFEVWKDGDKDNSKMIQPKKENKGVYELHTAFKKDGLYIIQVHVTAKQQHNMPKTNIHVGDVKKESSSTEEETSHH is encoded by the coding sequence ATGCGAAAAATGTTGGGAATGATATTGATGCTCTTGTTACTAAGTGCATGTGGGAACTCTGCAGCAAATAGTGGCGAAGGGGAGGTACCTGAGCTATTAGAAGTGAAGCTTACAGGACCTGAACAAGTGGAGAAAAATGAAAGCGTTATAGTAAAAGCAGCTGTCACATATGGTGATACGCCTGTTGATGATGCAGACGAAGTTCAATTTGAAGTGTGGAAAGATGGCGATAAGGATAACAGCAAGATGATTCAGCCAAAGAAAGAGAACAAAGGTGTATATGAATTGCATACAGCCTTTAAAAAAGATGGCCTTTATATCATACAAGTCCATGTGACAGCTAAACAGCAGCATAATATGCCAAAGACAAATATCCATGTAGGTGATGTGAAAAAAGAGAGTTCATCTACTGAAGAAGAAACCTCACATCATTAA
- a CDS encoding S-ribosylhomocysteine lyase, with protein MPSVESFELDHNAVKAPYVRHCGVHKVGSDGEVNKFDIRFCQPNKQAMKPDTIHTLEHLLAFNIRTHSEKYDHFDIIDISPMGCQTGYYLVVSGAPTPKEIVELLDATFKDAVEVTEIPAANEEQCGQAKLHDLEGAKRLMRFWLSQDQEELLKVFG; from the coding sequence ATGCCTTCAGTTGAAAGCTTTGAACTTGATCATAATGCTGTAAAAGCGCCATACGTTCGTCATTGTGGCGTTCATAAAGTGGGATCAGATGGAGAAGTCAATAAATTTGATATTCGTTTTTGTCAGCCAAACAAACAAGCAATGAAACCTGATACGATTCATACATTAGAGCATTTACTTGCGTTTAACATTAGAACACACTCAGAGAAATACGACCATTTTGATATCATTGATATTTCTCCAATGGGCTGCCAGACAGGCTACTATTTAGTGGTCAGTGGTGCACCAACTCCAAAAGAAATCGTTGAACTTCTTGATGCAACATTCAAGGATGCAGTTGAGGTAACAGAGATTCCTGCTGCAAACGAAGAGCAATGCGGTCAAGCGAAGCTTCATGACCTTGAAGGGGCAAAACGTTTGATGCGTTTCTGGCTTTCTCAAGATCAAGAAGAGCTTCTCAAAGTATTTGGTTAA
- the yidD gene encoding membrane protein insertion efficiency factor YidD: MKQIFIGIIRFYQKCISPLTPPSCRFYPTCSNYGLEAIKTHGALKGGWLTIKRILKCHPLHPGGIDPVPPKKEK; encoded by the coding sequence ATGAAACAAATTTTTATCGGCATCATACGCTTTTATCAAAAGTGTATTTCCCCTCTTACACCGCCTAGCTGCCGGTTTTACCCAACATGCTCAAACTACGGGCTAGAAGCGATCAAAACGCATGGCGCTTTAAAAGGCGGCTGGCTCACCATCAAACGGATTTTAAAATGTCATCCGCTCCATCCTGGCGGCATCGATCCTGTCCCGCCGAAAAAGGAAAAATAA
- a CDS encoding beta-class carbonic anhydrase, with product MKLLEEIIEYNQQFIEEKKYEEFTTTKFPQKKAVILSCMDTRLVELLPRAMNMRNGDIKIVKSAGALVSHPFGSIMRSILVAVYELNADEVYVIGHHDCGMSKIDSQTLLNKAIERGIPEKRIEVLEYSGIDFKQWLKSFSSVEESVKDSVSVVKNHPLLPSNVPVHGLVIDPGTGKLDVVFNGYEEK from the coding sequence ATGAAACTTTTAGAAGAAATCATCGAATATAATCAACAATTTATTGAAGAAAAGAAATACGAAGAATTTACAACAACGAAGTTTCCACAGAAAAAAGCTGTCATTCTGTCATGTATGGATACAAGACTTGTCGAGTTGCTTCCACGTGCAATGAACATGAGAAATGGAGATATCAAGATCGTTAAAAGTGCTGGTGCTCTTGTGTCTCATCCATTTGGAAGTATTATGCGAAGCATTTTAGTGGCTGTTTATGAATTAAATGCTGACGAGGTTTATGTCATTGGGCATCATGATTGCGGTATGAGCAAAATAGACAGCCAAACACTTTTAAACAAAGCCATTGAGCGTGGTATCCCAGAAAAACGTATTGAAGTACTGGAATACTCAGGAATCGATTTTAAACAGTGGCTCAAAAGCTTTAGTTCGGTTGAAGAGAGCGTGAAGGACAGTGTGTCCGTTGTGAAAAATCACCCGCTTCTCCCATCAAATGTGCCTGTGCACGGTCTTGTCATTGATCCAGGAACTGGCAAGCTTGACGTAGTCTTCAACGGATATGAAGAAAAATAA
- a CDS encoding metal ABC transporter solute-binding protein, Zn/Mn family, with the protein MKKIFYMLTAALFAIGLAACSSSAGTNASKGKADGKLTVYTTIFPIQDFTEKIGGSHVHAQSVYPANADAHSFEPSSKTMVEMAEGDAFIYSGTGAEAFADKTASTLKDQGVKTVKAAEGIKLLSTKEEHSHEEGEDHDHDHEGEDHDHDGHDHGDKDPHAWLDPVYAQQMAKNIKDTLVSLDPDHKDEYTKNYEKLKKDLQSLDQEFNTTLSKAKHKEILVSHAAYGYWEKRYGIEQISVLGLSASEEPSQKQLESIVQKAEKHHIQYVIFENNVSSKVSDTIRSEIGAKSLTLKNLESITEDDAKNGESYVSLMKQNLKTLKTALND; encoded by the coding sequence ATGAAAAAAATCTTTTATATGTTAACTGCTGCTTTATTTGCGATCGGTCTTGCCGCTTGCTCAAGCAGTGCGGGGACAAATGCTTCAAAAGGGAAAGCAGACGGAAAACTAACCGTTTACACCACAATTTTCCCGATTCAAGATTTCACTGAAAAAATTGGTGGTTCTCATGTTCATGCGCAAAGCGTGTACCCTGCCAATGCAGATGCACACAGCTTTGAACCAAGTTCAAAAACGATGGTTGAAATGGCTGAAGGAGACGCCTTCATCTACAGCGGCACAGGCGCTGAAGCATTCGCTGACAAAACCGCTTCTACGTTAAAAGACCAAGGCGTGAAAACAGTCAAAGCAGCCGAAGGCATCAAATTGTTATCGACAAAAGAAGAGCATTCACATGAAGAAGGCGAAGACCATGATCACGATCATGAAGGGGAAGATCATGACCATGATGGACACGATCACGGAGATAAAGATCCTCATGCATGGTTAGACCCTGTTTATGCACAGCAAATGGCAAAAAACATTAAAGATACACTCGTTTCATTAGATCCAGATCATAAAGACGAATACACAAAAAACTATGAAAAACTAAAAAAGGATTTGCAATCGCTAGATCAAGAGTTCAACACAACGTTATCTAAAGCAAAACATAAAGAAATCCTTGTTTCCCACGCAGCCTACGGTTATTGGGAAAAGCGCTACGGCATTGAACAAATCAGTGTATTAGGGTTATCCGCTTCTGAAGAGCCTTCACAAAAGCAGCTCGAAAGCATTGTACAAAAAGCTGAAAAGCATCACATTCAATATGTGATTTTTGAAAACAACGTCAGCAGCAAAGTCTCAGATACGATCCGCAGTGAAATTGGGGCAAAAAGCCTCACACTTAAAAATCTAGAATCTATTACTGAAGATGATGCCAAAAATGGCGAAAGCTACGTCAGCTTAATGAAACAAAATCTAAAGACCTTAAAAACCGCTTTAAATGATTAA
- a CDS encoding type B 50S ribosomal protein L31, with the protein MKRDIHPTSHEVVFMDVNSGYRFLSKSTKSSNETVEWEDGKTYPVIKVETSSDTHPFYTGRQKFGEKGGRAELFKKKYQM; encoded by the coding sequence TTGAAAAGAGATATTCATCCAACCTCACATGAAGTTGTATTTATGGACGTAAACAGCGGTTACCGCTTTTTGAGTAAATCGACAAAGTCATCCAATGAGACAGTAGAATGGGAAGATGGGAAAACGTATCCTGTCATTAAAGTAGAAACAAGCTCTGATACGCATCCTTTTTATACAGGACGCCAAAAGTTCGGAGAAAAAGGCGGAAGAGCCGAGTTGTTTAAGAAAAAGTATCAAATGTAA
- a CDS encoding cytochrome ubiquinol oxidase subunit I, whose amino-acid sequence MTDLVLARSLFGTTMGFHIIYASLGVGIPLMILLAELIFQKTKDPHYAVMAKRWTKAQAVLLGVAIPTGTIAGTQLALLWPGFMEVIGKVMSLPFQIEIYAFFIEALFMSIYVYAADRLSPAMRIITVIFVVIGAAASAILITNVHAFEGTPAGFQMVNGEITNIEPWKAFFNPSFVVTATHVVLSAFTTGAFVIASVAAFKMLKTRKNEKLYTFHRKALFLGLIVGGLFSFLTAINGHESAQLLYEYQPEKLAGAEGLFETQSHAPLAIGGFTDADSKEIKGAIEIPWALSFLAGNSFDTVVKGLNDFPRDEWPPLFIHTLFNGMVIIGSVLILFAVLALLYRKILKREHYPKWLLFLYLFGGPLSLLAIEFGWIFACTGRQPWVIYRMLKTSEVVTSSGSIGTLFILFAIVYLILGIATVIVLTYYFRKHSIEEDLRLTES is encoded by the coding sequence TTGACTGATCTCGTTTTAGCTAGAAGCCTGTTCGGCACAACCATGGGCTTTCACATTATTTATGCCTCGCTTGGTGTCGGCATCCCGCTAATGATTTTGTTAGCTGAACTCATCTTCCAAAAAACGAAGGACCCTCACTATGCTGTCATGGCGAAACGGTGGACGAAAGCGCAGGCTGTCTTGTTAGGTGTCGCCATTCCAACAGGCACGATTGCTGGTACCCAGCTCGCTCTTCTATGGCCAGGTTTTATGGAGGTCATCGGAAAGGTCATGTCACTGCCATTTCAGATTGAAATTTATGCGTTCTTTATTGAAGCATTATTTATGTCTATTTATGTGTACGCAGCGGATCGCCTATCACCTGCTATGCGCATCATTACCGTTATTTTTGTCGTGATTGGTGCAGCCGCTTCAGCGATTCTGATCACAAACGTACATGCGTTTGAAGGTACTCCTGCTGGCTTTCAAATGGTCAATGGAGAAATTACGAATATCGAGCCCTGGAAGGCCTTTTTCAATCCAAGCTTTGTCGTAACTGCGACACATGTCGTGCTGTCTGCTTTTACAACAGGTGCTTTTGTGATTGCATCAGTGGCAGCTTTTAAAATGCTTAAAACAAGAAAGAATGAGAAACTCTATACGTTTCATCGAAAAGCCCTTTTTCTTGGACTTATTGTAGGCGGCCTCTTCTCATTTCTTACGGCTATAAATGGTCATGAGTCTGCTCAGCTTCTGTATGAATATCAGCCAGAAAAATTAGCTGGTGCTGAAGGTTTATTTGAAACACAATCACATGCGCCGCTCGCAATAGGTGGTTTTACTGATGCTGATTCAAAGGAAATTAAAGGAGCAATTGAAATCCCTTGGGCGCTTAGCTTTCTGGCAGGAAATAGCTTTGATACGGTGGTCAAAGGCTTAAATGATTTCCCTCGTGACGAGTGGCCGCCTTTATTTATTCACACGTTATTTAACGGCATGGTCATTATTGGCTCAGTTCTCATTTTGTTTGCGGTGTTAGCACTGCTTTACCGTAAAATTTTAAAACGCGAGCATTATCCGAAGTGGCTCCTTTTTCTTTACTTATTCGGCGGGCCCCTTAGTCTTTTGGCCATTGAGTTCGGCTGGATTTTTGCATGTACAGGCCGTCAGCCATGGGTCATTTATCGAATGCTCAAAACCTCAGAGGTCGTCACATCATCAGGCTCGATCGGTACGCTCTTTATCCTTTTTGCCATTGTCTATCTCATCTTAGGCATAGCAACTGTGATTGTGCTGACGTACTACTTTAGAAAACATTCGATTGAAGAAGACCTACGGTTAACAGAATCTTAA
- a CDS encoding cytochrome d ubiquinol oxidase subunit II produces the protein MDVTTDALIAITILWGFVFIYAVMASMDFGAGFWSMIYMNKEQTKAANIANKYLSPTWEVTNVFIVAIVVALFSMFPGATFVLGTVLLIPGSIILLLLALRSGFLVFSHSLPKKYRKAVTYISGISGFIIPSILIMVLPITHGGFIFEENNNYSLDLGLVFTSANVYSFVGFAIFSTLFLSSLLLADFSNVADEDEAYSIYRRGALITGPLSLMMAFFIMLTLRSEANWLFTKMMQNIPILLVSLLMFLLAGLALFLPNSRFKHRKGRPRLAVIAITIQYFLASYVYGRAHLPYMAYPDITIMSGFTDPVTFRALFITYIVGFIILFPGFYFFWKLFMKDKRYIRQED, from the coding sequence ATGGATGTGACAACTGATGCACTCATTGCAATCACCATCTTATGGGGGTTCGTTTTTATCTATGCAGTGATGGCATCAATGGATTTCGGCGCAGGATTTTGGTCCATGATTTATATGAATAAAGAACAAACAAAGGCCGCTAATATCGCAAATAAGTACCTTTCTCCAACATGGGAAGTAACTAACGTATTCATTGTGGCAATTGTTGTCGCATTGTTTAGTATGTTTCCAGGTGCGACCTTTGTCCTTGGTACTGTTTTATTAATACCCGGCAGCATTATATTATTGCTTCTTGCACTGCGAAGCGGGTTTCTCGTGTTTTCTCATTCTCTTCCTAAAAAATACAGAAAAGCAGTGACTTACATTTCAGGGATTAGCGGCTTTATCATTCCATCGATCCTGATCATGGTTCTTCCGATTACTCATGGTGGATTTATCTTTGAGGAGAACAACAACTACTCATTAGATCTTGGACTGGTCTTTACGAGTGCAAATGTCTATTCTTTTGTCGGCTTTGCCATTTTCAGCACCCTTTTTCTTTCGTCATTGCTTTTAGCTGATTTCTCGAATGTGGCTGATGAAGATGAAGCTTACAGCATTTATAGAAGAGGAGCGCTCATTACGGGTCCGCTTTCACTCATGATGGCCTTTTTCATCATGCTGACATTAAGAAGCGAGGCAAATTGGCTGTTCACAAAAATGATGCAGAACATCCCTATTCTTCTTGTATCACTCCTGATGTTTTTGCTAGCAGGGCTGGCTCTATTTTTACCAAATAGTCGGTTTAAGCATAGAAAAGGCCGGCCTCGTTTAGCTGTCATTGCGATTACCATTCAATATTTTTTAGCAAGCTATGTGTACGGACGTGCCCATTTGCCTTATATGGCCTATCCGGATATTACAATCATGTCTGGATTTACAGACCCTGTGACATTTAGAGCATTATTTATCACGTATATTGTAGGTTTTATCATCTTATTCCCTGGGTTCTATTTCTTCTGGAAATTGTTTATGAAGGATAAGCGCTATATTCGCCAGGAAGATTAA
- a CDS encoding DUF1540 domain-containing protein, whose product MSQKILCEVNNCSYWNAGNRCGADAIYVVSHTGNTAEKSEETDCKTFKPQDL is encoded by the coding sequence ATGAGTCAAAAAATCCTTTGTGAAGTCAATAACTGTTCCTATTGGAATGCTGGAAACCGCTGTGGGGCAGATGCAATCTATGTCGTCAGCCACACAGGAAATACGGCTGAAAAAAGTGAAGAAACGGATTGTAAAACGTTTAAACCACAAGATCTTTAA
- the menC gene encoding o-succinylbenzoate synthase, whose product MIQIERVILYHVTMKLKQPFTTSLGTISEREFIIVEVKDQTGLTGWGEVSAFSSPWYTEETIETCYHMLRAFFIPNVLTRTFTHPSEIPDSLYQFKGNRMAKAGIEAAVWDIYAKRENKSLRDVLGGTKDRIPSGVVAGLGPIDDMLKQIQQFVDQGYQRVKVKIKPGQDIGLLKKIRESFPHLPLMADANSAYELKDISKLKQLDDIRLLMIEQPLAADDIVDHRHLQKHLKTPICLDESICSLDDARKAVELGSCQIINVKPSRVGGLTEALKIHTFSKEHQIPLWCGGMIETGISRAQNVALASLPQFTIPGDISASSKYWEQDIIFPEIKVENGFIEVPRSPGMGVEVDYQALRSFSDKIDVFTKHDFVM is encoded by the coding sequence AATTGAACGAGTAATTTTATATCATGTCACGATGAAGCTCAAGCAGCCATTTACCACAAGTCTTGGGACCATCTCAGAGCGTGAGTTTATTATTGTCGAGGTAAAAGATCAAACGGGATTGACTGGATGGGGAGAGGTGTCAGCCTTTTCTTCTCCGTGGTATACAGAAGAAACCATTGAGACTTGTTACCATATGCTGAGAGCCTTTTTTATACCAAATGTGCTGACACGCACCTTTACACACCCTTCAGAAATACCAGACAGCCTGTACCAATTTAAAGGCAATAGGATGGCGAAAGCGGGAATTGAAGCGGCTGTTTGGGATATTTATGCGAAGCGTGAGAATAAGTCGTTACGAGATGTATTAGGCGGCACCAAGGATAGAATACCTTCTGGTGTTGTGGCGGGGTTAGGACCCATTGATGACATGCTGAAGCAAATACAGCAATTTGTGGACCAAGGTTATCAGCGGGTGAAGGTGAAAATTAAGCCGGGGCAGGATATCGGACTCCTTAAAAAAATTAGAGAGTCTTTCCCTCACCTTCCACTAATGGCGGATGCAAACTCTGCTTATGAATTAAAGGATATTAGCAAGCTCAAACAGCTCGATGACATTCGTTTATTAATGATTGAACAGCCATTAGCTGCAGATGATATCGTCGATCATCGCCATTTGCAAAAGCACTTAAAAACACCGATATGTTTGGATGAAAGTATTTGTTCCTTAGATGATGCTAGAAAAGCTGTAGAGCTTGGCAGCTGTCAAATTATTAATGTGAAGCCTTCACGAGTTGGAGGGCTGACAGAAGCCCTCAAAATCCATACATTCAGTAAGGAGCATCAAATTCCGTTATGGTGCGGAGGAATGATTGAAACAGGCATTTCCCGCGCGCAGAACGTGGCACTTGCTTCGCTTCCGCAATTTACAATTCCAGGTGATATTTCCGCTTCGTCAAAATATTGGGAGCAAGATATCATTTTTCCTGAAATCAAGGTTGAAAATGGTTTTATTGAGGTGCCTCGTTCCCCAGGAATGGGCGTAGAAGTGGATTATCAAGCGCTTCGTTCCTTCTCAGATAAAATTGACGTCTTTACAAAACATGATTTTGTGATGTGA